The following are encoded in a window of Kitasatospora sp. NBC_01250 genomic DNA:
- a CDS encoding DUF998 domain-containing protein codes for MRASLMDVKVQNLVARIRGAGALLVLAAVQYAALEYVAAAAWHNPSYNYAVDFISDLGNPVPGDVFQGRLVDSPLHLVMDTAFIAQGALFIAAGVLLLAAVNAGRFRRALLGLAIAHGVGVILVGFCHESSAALHNGVIVVHSIGAAATIIAGNVLPILVGTGGAALGAPRWLRAAGTALGVLGLAAFVLLQADRPLYDSYGGVPERIAVYTILAFELLLGGILLIRPPRQRTLPSVPNSPERLAS; via the coding sequence TTGCGTGCCAGCCTCATGGACGTGAAAGTCCAAAACCTCGTAGCCCGCATACGCGGCGCCGGAGCACTCCTCGTACTCGCCGCCGTGCAGTACGCGGCGCTGGAGTACGTCGCCGCCGCGGCCTGGCACAACCCTTCCTACAACTACGCCGTCGACTTCATCAGCGACCTGGGCAACCCGGTCCCCGGAGACGTGTTCCAGGGCCGACTGGTCGACTCGCCGCTGCACCTGGTGATGGACACCGCGTTCATCGCCCAGGGAGCACTGTTCATCGCAGCCGGTGTGCTGCTGCTCGCCGCCGTGAACGCGGGACGGTTCAGACGGGCGCTGCTCGGGCTGGCGATCGCCCACGGCGTGGGCGTGATCCTCGTCGGCTTCTGCCACGAATCCTCCGCCGCCCTGCACAACGGCGTGATCGTGGTCCACAGCATCGGCGCGGCCGCCACCATCATCGCCGGCAACGTGCTCCCGATCCTGGTCGGCACAGGCGGCGCAGCCTTGGGCGCCCCCCGGTGGCTGCGCGCGGCCGGCACCGCGCTCGGGGTCCTCGGCCTGGCCGCATTCGTGCTCCTTCAGGCCGACCGGCCGCTCTACGACTCCTACGGAGGAGTGCCCGAACGCATCGCGGTGTACACGATTCTGGCATTCGAGCTGCTGCTCGGGGGGATCCTGCTGATCCGTCCGCCGCGTCAGCGCACCCTTCCTTCTGTGCCCAACTCCCCTGAAAGGCTCGCATCATGA